Below is a genomic region from Bacteroidota bacterium.
ATCCTGAGAAGGGGCTGAAATTTGATCCCGAAAAAGTATTGATCGATCCCTACTCCCTCCTTGTTGTGGATAATCTCTATAACAGGGAGGCAGCAAGAAAACCCGGGAGCAATGTGCAGTGCTCTATGCGAAGTGTGGTGGTTGATCCTTCCGACTATGACTGGGAGGGGGATATGCCGCTGAATCTCGAGCGGACGAGAACAATCGTCTATGAACTGCATGTGAAGGGATTTACTGCCAACCCTAATTCGGGAGTTGATGAAAAACACCGGGGCACATTCAGAGGGCTCATTGAAAAAATCCCGTATCTTAAGGAACTTGGCATCACCTCGGTTGAGTTGTTGCCGGTCCAGCAGTTTGATCCCCACGATGTAAAACCGCCTCTCGTTAATTACTGGGGATATAACCCGATTGCTTTTTTTGCTCCGCACAGGGCATACAGCTCCGATCAGTCGATTTTTGGTCCGGTAAACGAGTTTCGTGACATGGTAAAGGCACTGCATAAAGAGGGAATCGAAGTGATTCTTGATGTTGTGTTCAACCATACGGCGGAAGGAGACGAGACGGGACCCGTCCTTTCCTACCGAGGATTTGAAAACAAGGAATATTACATCCTCGATGAGGATAATCCCTACGGCTACGCAAACTACACGGGCTGCGGAAACACTCTGAATGCAAACAATACCGTTGTAAAAAGGATGATAATCGATTCGTTGAAATACTGGGTTTCCGTCATGCATGTTGATGGATTCCGTTTCGATCTCGCATCGGTTCTCGCAAGGGATCATGACGGGAAACCCCTTCAGAATCCGCCGGTTCTTTGGCAGATTGAGTCTGAACCCGTTCTCGCAGGCACCAAACTGATTGCAGAAGCCTGGGATGCGGGGGGCTTGTATCAGGTCGGTTCTTTTGTCGGTTACAAATGGGCTGAATGGAACGGGAAGTTCAGGGATGATGTGAGAAGATTTGTCAGAGGTGACCATAATATGACAAAAATAATAGCACAGAGAATATCCGCGAGTCCCGACATTTATCCCGATCCACTAAGGAATCCTGCACGCGGAATCAACTTCGTGACCTGTCACGACGGCTTTACTCTGAATGACCTCGTTTCATACACAATAAAACATAACAAGGAAAACAGAGAGGAGAACAGGGACGGAACAAATGAGAACTTCTCATGGAACTGCGGTGTGGAGGGACCAACAAACGACCGGGCTGTTGAACAACTGAGAAAAAGGCTTATCAAAAATTACATAGCGTTACTCTTTACCTCGCAGGGAACCCCTCTTCTGCTTATGGGGGATGAGGTTAGGCGGACGCAAAACGGCAATAACAACGCCTACTGTCACGACAATGTAATGAACTGGTTCGACTGGTCTTTGGTACACAAAAACAGGGATATTCTGCAGTTCACTAAAAAGATGATTCATTTTACCAGGACTCATCACATCTTCACATGGTGTTCACCTTGGTTAAGCGGCGGGAATTTTGGTGCTTCGATTATCGACTGGCATGGGGTAGAGCC
It encodes:
- the glgX gene encoding glycogen debranching protein GlgX, which encodes MQRRVFSGKSYPLGATVTPDRSGVNFCVYSRNATAVEILLFDSPEAGHPSEVIRLSILNHRTYFYWHAFVEGIKPGQIYAYRVYGPFNPEKGLKFDPEKVLIDPYSLLVVDNLYNREAARKPGSNVQCSMRSVVVDPSDYDWEGDMPLNLERTRTIVYELHVKGFTANPNSGVDEKHRGTFRGLIEKIPYLKELGITSVELLPVQQFDPHDVKPPLVNYWGYNPIAFFAPHRAYSSDQSIFGPVNEFRDMVKALHKEGIEVILDVVFNHTAEGDETGPVLSYRGFENKEYYILDEDNPYGYANYTGCGNTLNANNTVVKRMIIDSLKYWVSVMHVDGFRFDLASVLARDHDGKPLQNPPVLWQIESEPVLAGTKLIAEAWDAGGLYQVGSFVGYKWAEWNGKFRDDVRRFVRGDHNMTKIIAQRISASPDIYPDPLRNPARGINFVTCHDGFTLNDLVSYTIKHNKENREENRDGTNENFSWNCGVEGPTNDRAVEQLRKRLIKNYIALLFTSQGTPLLLMGDEVRRTQNGNNNAYCHDNVMNWFDWSLVHKNRDILQFTKKMIHFTRTHHIFTWCSPWLSGGNFGASIIDWHGVEPFKPDFSDNSLTISYTLKDFWNNSYYHFILNSFWGELDFKLPHYNNATQWEVIVDTAQESPKDFHPPGSGVCVEGDKYLATGRSFVILYATMR